The Salvelinus namaycush isolate Seneca chromosome 38, SaNama_1.0, whole genome shotgun sequence genome includes a window with the following:
- the LOC120031734 gene encoding uncharacterized protein LOC120031734, with amino-acid sequence MSIDGQIWHGNELLFTAHQWEESLNLTCTARNDDSGRSSTVTKILQVLAGPTNVSITGPALMTPGAPQSFKCNADCRPSCNYTWKIKGRWLRGQGNKITVTPEELATSATLNCKAINSVSGFYAMATRTIPVTSGPSEVHVIGPDSVAVGFKSMFQCTAKCTPACDYRWTIDGHTVHGSEMEMTVERNVKSEKIMCHAQNTVSTHFEVVTKSIRVEDNDKKKILSKKYGCQAESSLCLYKQTISGRKHQHCTAAETWFRLSPNTPC; translated from the exons ATGAGTATCGACGGGCAGATTTGGCATGGCAACGAGCTGTTGTTCACAGCTCACCAGTGGGAGGAGTCCCTAAACCTCACATGCACTGCAAGGAATGATGACTCTGGAAGGTCCTCTACAGTAACAAAGATACTGCAGGTTTTAG CTGGACCTACCAACGTATCGATCACAGGCCCTGCCCTGATGACCCCAGGGGCCCCTCAAAGCTTCAAGTGTAACGCAGACTGCCGTCCCTCCTGCAACTACACCTGGAAGATAAAGGGCCGATGGCTCAGGGGGCAGGGGAACAAGATTACCGTAACTCCCGAAGAGTTGGCCACCTCTGCTACCCTGAACTGCAAGGCCATCAACAGTGTGTCTGGGTTCTATGCCATGGCAACCAGGACAATACCTGTGACAT CTGGTCCATCAGAGGTCCACGTCATAGGCCCAGACTCTGTTGCAGTCGGCTTCAAGTCCATGTTTCAGTGCACTGCCAAATGCACTCCCGCTTGTGACTACCGCTGGACCATTGATGGTCACACTGTCCACGGCAGTGAGATGGAGATGACGGTCGAGCGAAATGTGAAGTCAGAGAAGATTATGTGCCACGCTCAGAATACGGTCTCAACTCATTTTGAGGTGGTCACCAAGTCCATACGGGTGGAAG ACAATGACAAAAAAAAGATCCTCTCCAAAAAATATGGTTGTCAAGCTGAGTCCAGTTTGTGTTTGTACAAGCAGACCATCTCTGGGAGGAAGCATCAGCATTGtacagcagctgaaacctggttcCGATTGAGTCCGAACACTCCTTGCTGA